A region of Granulibacter bethesdensis DNA encodes the following proteins:
- a CDS encoding murein hydrolase activator EnvC codes for MTQARKQSATAIASCRAGRYRGWYDILPALAVVGAIAMMPSGQASAAKRRPPAHTATPPASPEQAQAALNRTEHERARQEAARKRAEQEAAIAAQQEAKIAEARAAAAIHLREADEAVATIADRMADLARQRQEAEKTLAARAADLSPMLPLIERLSLYPAETLLAVPEPPERALRGLLVLQGLSRQLEQSAQALRAERAKVDALAASIRKEASTLAEAQARQKAEARTLDEKLAAIRSEIRSARNAAAEAAQQAAASAQKADSLRDVITRLEEARRQEEAKAAAEARRAEKARQQEAADQARQKEAEIAAQAGPGLSAQPASPPPSGRSGTGGMPVAGTLVRAFGAPSEAGGSASGMTFSTAPQARVLAPCEGRVVFAGPFRSYGQLVILDCGRRYHFVLAGMEKLDASVGRHVAPGEPIGQMAGWDPAASAAARPQLYVELRHEGSAIDPRPWLRGR; via the coding sequence TTGACGCAGGCCCGGAAACAGTCAGCCACTGCCATCGCTTCCTGCCGGGCGGGAAGGTACAGGGGATGGTATGATATCCTGCCCGCGCTGGCAGTGGTCGGCGCAATCGCCATGATGCCATCCGGGCAGGCTTCGGCGGCAAAACGGCGGCCACCTGCCCATACGGCCACGCCCCCGGCCAGTCCGGAGCAAGCTCAGGCAGCGCTCAACCGCACCGAGCATGAGCGTGCCAGACAGGAAGCCGCCCGCAAACGCGCTGAACAGGAAGCCGCCATCGCCGCTCAGCAGGAAGCGAAAATCGCGGAGGCCCGCGCCGCCGCCGCCATACACCTCCGTGAGGCCGACGAAGCCGTCGCCACCATCGCGGATCGCATGGCCGATCTGGCCCGGCAGCGACAGGAGGCAGAAAAAACCCTCGCTGCCCGAGCCGCCGATCTCTCCCCGATGCTGCCGCTGATCGAACGATTGTCGCTGTATCCGGCGGAAACCTTGCTGGCAGTGCCGGAACCCCCGGAACGCGCCCTGCGCGGTCTGTTGGTATTACAGGGACTGAGCCGCCAGCTGGAACAAAGCGCACAGGCCCTGCGTGCCGAACGGGCCAAAGTGGATGCACTCGCCGCGTCTATCCGGAAAGAGGCTTCCACCCTGGCGGAAGCTCAGGCACGGCAGAAAGCCGAAGCACGCACTCTGGATGAAAAACTGGCGGCTATCCGCTCCGAAATCCGCTCCGCCCGCAATGCCGCCGCCGAGGCCGCGCAACAGGCGGCGGCCTCGGCACAGAAAGCCGATTCGCTGCGGGATGTCATTACCCGGCTGGAGGAAGCCCGCCGGCAGGAGGAAGCAAAAGCAGCCGCCGAAGCAAGACGCGCCGAAAAGGCAAGGCAACAGGAGGCCGCCGATCAGGCCCGTCAGAAAGAGGCCGAAATCGCCGCACAGGCAGGGCCCGGCCTGAGTGCACAGCCTGCCTCCCCTCCTCCCTCTGGCAGATCAGGAACCGGCGGCATGCCGGTGGCGGGTACGCTGGTGCGTGCCTTCGGTGCGCCGTCAGAGGCTGGCGGCAGCGCTTCCGGCATGACATTCAGTACCGCACCACAAGCCCGGGTTCTGGCCCCCTGTGAGGGGCGGGTCGTCTTTGCTGGTCCGTTCCGCAGCTACGGCCAACTGGTCATTCTGGATTGCGGGCGGCGCTATCATTTCGTGTTGGCAGGCATGGAAAAACTGGATGCCAGCGTGGGGCGGCATGTGGCGCCGGGGGAGCCGATCGGGCAGATGGCAGGATGGGATCCAGCCGCCTCCGCAGCTGCCCGGCCCCAACTTTATGTGGAGTTGAGACATGAAGGTTCGGCAATAGACCCTCGCCCATGGTTGCGAGGGCGCTGA